AAGCTCAGTTTGTCAATTCTTGGATGTAAAGATATCCCATCTCTTAGAATGAGTTCCTAAACAATTGGAACAGACTGACTCAGATTCTTCGGTTTCAAGTCGGTTCGGGAATAGACTAGCATAAATCATAAATATATtacatttttaataatttttcttcTCAGTTTTCCTCTAAAATTTGGTGTTGTTTTTCACTCATTTTCATTCTGGTCAGCAGTGGGGGGCGCTCTGCCTTGATTCCTAAGTTGACTTCTTTGGAATATAATATTATCCGCGTTGCGCAAAACTCTGATAAAACGATCTGGTTTAGGGGATCATCAGCTTGGGTGATTAGAGAAAGAAGAGATGGATGAGAGAACTATATCATATGTAACCAGCTCTCAGCTTCTGAATCTCAAACCTAGTCCTAACATTGCTGTGATAGACGTCAGGTATGCTCTTATTACTCAAATATTTACATGCAAATCTTGTTCTTAGATTTAATATCAAGAGACAAAGTTTCATGTTATCTGAAACTCTGAATGTGTGTGTTAATATGTATGATTAGGGGTGATGAGAGGGGTAGTGATGGGCATATAGCTGGATCTCTCCATTTCGCAAGCGACACTTTCCCTGACAAGTTGCCTAATCTTGTTGAAGCTGTCAAAGGCAAAGACACCCTCGTATTTCATTGCGCCCTCAGCCAGGTTTTTCTTCATTTTGTTTCGTTAATTTTGCATAAATTGCAAGCACATACATAGTGACAACACTTGATTTCCTTGAAATCATGAGATGCAAGATCCTTGTTATAATATGTTAAACTATAAAAGTCAAGGAAAACAGTAAACAGACGCATCTGTAACTAACAAGTAAGGATGCATCATTCACCAGGAAGAAAAAACAAAGATGCAATGCCACATTCTtgttttacaaaattaatctGATCCTTTATGTGATCCGGTTGGGCTTTCCTCTACTACCTTAAAGTTTTAGATTAGTTGGTTACTCATTCGACTCACTACCACCCCCAATATTCACGAAAGGCAATTAATGCCCCAAAGATAGGCGTCCGtgatccactcttcgacccaAAGAATGGTCCGATTTATATGCCATATAATCAAGAGAATTTATGTTTAAAAGATGCAATAGAGTCGTTGTGAAAATTCAGAATGCCGCTACTCTGTGGTGTGTTATACTAGAAAGTTTGTACAAAAATGTTTCTTTTAAAGTTAGCAACCTTGCACCATAACAATATTACTTCATAATCTGGATACAGATATTGAGTCTAAACTTCAAACTGGCAGATTTATAATGTGTCAATAGTTGCATAACATCTTTAGGACCAGCTATTCAGATGCTAAATTCATTCATTAACTTAATTCTAATCAAATGAAGCCAGTCTATACGCGATTCCAGATGTTGTGAACGACATGTTTATATGATAACCCTAGATCACAGACTTAATCATGACTTTATGATCCTTTCGATTTTAGGTTCGTGGCCCGACGTGTGCTAGAAAGTTTGTCAACTATCTTTCAGAAGTGAATGAAGATGTGGGAATAAAGAATGTAATGGTTCTGGAACATGGCTATAACGGCTGGGAAGCCTCTGGTAGACCGGTATGTCGCTGCACTGAGATCAACTGTAAGGGTGAATGCGCAGAGGCTACATAAAATGGAACATTATATATTGTCATGCAGAGATTATACTGTAAGTGTGGTAATTAATCTCTGTGTACTGAAATTGTTGAAGTTGATTTGAGAGTAGAGAAATTTATGCTTGCAGAATCGTGATTTGTAACCATTATGCCATGACGCCCTTTTCATTTTTATTTGTAATCCAGCAGTAAACAAGATGTATGGTCGAAAAATTACATAGTACGTTTTTTCAGAAGTATAAATCCCAAAAACTTCATTAATCAAATGGAATAATCATACAAGATATGCTCCAACACACAGGGAGGAGGAGAGTAAAAATAGTTCACTGTTCCTAGCATACAAGAAATCCTAGCTATATTATGAGTTACCTTGTTTGCTTGTCTACGAACGTGTTGAACTTTAAAATCGCTACGTTGACGGAAAATGGACCTACAATTCTCGAATATAGTTCCCACCTCAGACACAAACGTAGTATTATTAAGCAGAGCATTCACTATAACCAATGAGTAACTTTCAACGATCACCTTCCTTAGCCCCAACCTCATTAACCAGCAAAGAGCTTCATACACTCCCACGGCTTCTGCCTCCAACACTGACATTTCCTCATTAATGCTTTTTTGCAAACCTTCTACAAACTCACCGTTTGCATTCCTAATAACCATCCCGACCTTGAATTCAGAAGCACCTATCTGGATAGCTGCATCTACATTCGCCTTATGCCAACCCAGTAGAGGAGGTTGCCATTTGATCACACCCCTATTACCCAACCTGCCACCCCCCATCACACTACTCTGAGCCTTTTCCTGAGTTGCCTGCCATTCTGAGATCATCTTCGAGCATGTTTCTATAGCTCTCAGTGGAGGCACCACCTTATTCTCCCACACTCTTCTATTTCTCGCCCACCAGATCCCCCACATTGCCTTTACCAACTTCATCAACCTCTCCTCCGATTCAGACCCCATCCTCTCCAACACCCAGGTTGATAAAACCTCCACCCCAGAAACATCGAATGTACTCTCCAGACAGCCCCAGCAGGTTTTAACATATTGACATTCCAGAAATAAATGACGTACATGCTCTATGTCCACGTTACACATAGGGTAGAGAATTGTGGTTTGAACACCCCTGCTGCGAAGAAGATTTCTAACAGGTATATTGTTTCTGTAAACACGCCACAAAAAATACCTCATCTTGTgaggaattggcagcttccacaaTCTCTTCCATCCACTTGCCTCTGTTTCTGATTCCTGTTCAAAATGTCTCCCATACCAGTAGTCATACCCTGACTTCGCTGTGTAGATCCCATCCACCGCGTTCATCCATGCTGCTCTATCTTTAACTTAACTCTGTGGAACTTGTGTTAAGAATACAATTAACATCAACTTCATGAAAGGGTCGGTGTACTTTGGCCTCGTCCCATTGCTTGATGTCTGGACGAATGTACTCCTTCACCTTGTCAAATCTATTGCTGCTCACATACTGTTCTTCAACATGAAGAGTCACTTTCCCTTTCAGCCACTGATCAGAGAACACGTTAATACTTGCTCCATCTCCCAAAATCCATCTATACCCTTTACTCAACTCATCCCTCGCTTCACATATGCCTGACCAAATGAAACTCGCGTCTTGGCCACGTTGGGCTTGTAACACATGATTATTCGGGTAATAACGAGCTTTAAATATCCTAGCTACCAGAAAATCTGGTTTATGTAAGAAATTCCACACATGTTTCTCCAATAACGCCAAGTTAAACCCATACAAACTCCTGAATCCTAACCCTCCACTGTCTTTAGAAGAGCACATTTTATCCCAAGCAAGCCAGCGAATACCTTTGCAACCAGTCGAACCTGACTTCCACCAGTAATCATTCATGATTCTTTCGATCTCTTGTGAGAGAGACTTAGGTATTAGAAAGCATGACATGCAGTAAGAAGGGATTGTTTGAGCTACATTTCGGATCATACCCGCCTTTCCAGCCTTTGAAAGATTGCTATTAGTCCACCCTTGGATACGTTTCCATACTCTCTCCTTAACAAAACTAAACACCTTCTTCCTCGATCTCCCAATAAGAGAAGGCAATCCCAAATACGAACTATCCTTTAATTCATTATGAACTCCCAGAATATCAGAAATCTCCGCTTGTTTATCCCTTCTGACATTAGAACTAAAAAAGATCCCCGACTTGTTGAAATTAACCGCTTGCCCAGATTGCATCTCATACTCTTCCAAAATGTTCTTCACTCTTTGAGATTCCTCCTTGTTAGCtttgaaaaataaaaaactatCATCCGCGAATAAGAGGTGAGTCACTTCCGGAGCAGAGGCACTAATATAACAGCCATGCAGCTCATCATTTAGAGCTGAGAGATTGAGAGAATATGACAAGCCTTCAACACAAAGCAAGAACAAGTAGGGAGAAAGAGGGTCTCCCTGCCTAAGGCCACGACTCGGATATATAGGCACAACCAAAGAACCATTCACACAGACCATGTACTTCACTGTTTTGACACATAATTCCATCCTTCTCACCCATTTCTCATAAAAACCCATCGTTCTCATTCAATGCCAGAGATACTTCCAACATACGCGATCATAAGCTTTGCTGATATCAAGCTTCAATGCTACCTCACCATCTTGACAACCCCTTTTTTTTCTTCATAAAAGTGGATCATCTCAAAAGCAATCTGAACATTATTAGTGATACTCCTGCCTGATATAAACGCGGACTAGTTCTCCGAAATGGCAAATGGAAGAACACTTTTTAACCGATTTTCTAACACCTTCGCCAATATCTTATATAAAACATTACATAGGGCTATTGGCCTTACATCTGATAGCTTCTCCACTTTTTCTTTCTTCGGAGTCAACACTAGATTCGTACTATTTAACTCTGCAGGGAAAACATTCTCGTTGAGCCAAGTTTTGCAACAGTTATAGACCTCCTTACCAACTACATCCCAAAAGTGCTGAAAAAATGCCGGGCTAAAGCCGTCTGGCCCAGCCGCTTTCTTTGGATGCATCTGTTTTAAAGCAATCGTGAACTCCCCGAATGATAAATCTGCAACCAATTCTTGATTCTGCTGCATTATAATCACAGGTTGCTCTGCAATTCCTGTAGGAACAGAGCCATTACCCCCTCAGTAAATACACCTCGAAAATAATCCTTCGCCATCGCACACATCTGATCCAAGTCATCAATTTTATCATCATCCTCATTGACCAAATAAGCAATTTTATTAATCTTCTTCCTTTTAGTGGCTTGAGCATGTAAGAATTTCGTATTTAAATCCCCCTCTTTTAATCAGAAAAGCTTCGCCCTCTGTTTCCAGTAAACCTCCTTGTGCAACAATAGCTCATTCAATTTCTCCCTTTCCTCAAAATAAAGCTTGATCCCCTCTTCATCCTCTCGATGCAGATACTTAGATACCTCCTCCTTCTGAACACGTACTTTATCCCTGAATTTATGAAAGAAGCGTCTACCCCACTTAGACATATGAGAAAACATGGACAACAGCTTAGGAAGAATGTTCATTGTTGGCAGAGATTTCCACACATTTGCCATCTCCTCCTTAAACGCCGGTTCTTTCAACCAAGAATTCTCAAACCGAAACCTGAACTGCTTCCTTGACACTGTTATATCGAACAACGATAACTGGAATGGATCATGGTCAGAACAAGTAGTATGAATTACTTTCAGAGTGCATAGTGGGAATTTATGCCACCACTCATTGACAGCAAACGCCCTATCTAATCTTTCTCTAACCCAGGTTGGTTTTCCTTTGCTTTTCTCCCACGTAAATTCACCCCCTACTAGGTCCAACTCCACCAGATTACAATCTTCTACTGCTAATCGAAACCCTTCCAAATAAGCTTGCGGATGAGGGTGCACCCCTTTCTTATCAGTAGCATATAGGAGGTCGTTAAAGTCACCAAACACACACCAAGGCATTGTATCCTTCACTGCTAATTGTCTCAACAGATCCCATGACTCCTGTCGCTTATCTCTCTCAGGCATACCATAGAAACACGATAATCTCCATGAAGGAATGTTCTTCTCAAAAAAGATAACGTCAATATGATCATTTGACGAATCCTGAACCTCGCACTCCAAATTTGATTTCCACATTACTGCAAGCCCACCCCCTTGACCAACTCTGTTCACTGCAACACACTTAGCAAAACCGTACTTAACACAAAGCTCCTCTATCTTACCACTATCAACCTTCGTTTCAgctaaaaacaaaaaaaacaggTTTAAGAGACGTAACCACATCTCCAAGAATCCGATCTGTGTGAGGGTTCCGCAACCCCCGACAGTTCCAGCTTAAAAGATTCATAATGAATGGCTAGCTTGATGAGCAAGCGTAGCCAAATCAGTTTGAGTTGATGCTGAGCAATCCATTCCAGAAAGACCAACTTCATTAGATGTTTTCTCTTTAATCACCACTTCTGAATTTACCAAAACGTCATTTGTATCCATTGTTATACCAGGCCCAATTCTACTTCTTTTCCTACTATCCAACTCCAGGCCCTCTATTTCCTCGTCCTCGGGCCCATTAAAACCAATCCTAAGTTGAcccgatttttttaaaaatgtccCGCCTCTCTCTCCCAAATAATCAACAGGATGATTTTTATTTCCAATTACCAGCCGAGAATTTTGCATGACAGCTACACTCTTACCCTTATCTCCAAGTTCACCTCCCGTGCAATCCGGTTCGTTAACATTCCGCCCCATCTTCGCCTCCCAATCAGCGTCGTTCTCATCTCTCAACCATTTGCTCCGATTCTGGTTTGCTATCCTCCTCGACAGTGCACGCAACCACCCACCCCATTCTTTCGAGGTTTCTTCACCTCTGATATCAAGATTTCGTCTGTAAAAACGCTCAGTATATGTCACCAGCCCACATGCAAAACAGAAGTCCCCCAAACGTTCATACTTACAAGTCACCACGAACTCCATACCATTCTTCCTTTTAATCTTCTTTCTCCTTTTTAATAGCTTACGCACATCCAACTTTATCTTTACTCTCATGTACTCCACCCAAATGCTAGAATTATTCTTCCCGTCATACATTATATATTCTCCGAAGAAATCTCCCAACTGCTTCCCTACAGGTTCTGACATATATTAATCTACTGACACAATAAATTAATCTAAAGTAAACAACATTACACAAAAACTAAATAGGAGTTATGTGTTGTAGGATATTATTCACTGGATTGTAATACTGCAGCTGGAAAAACAATAATAGGTACGTGTTTTGGAACTTGTACTATGAGAACTTTTAGATCTTTACATCTTAGTTGCCTTTTTGCAACATTACAATTTATAAGTTGCTTGTATTTAATCTAGATCTTTATTAATATAGCAAAGCGAAGCAAGGTGATGAGGCGTCACGTGACTTTTATCTTACACCATGCAACTCATCCTTGGAGTAGAAATCGAATCCTGATTTGGATGGTAATATTTCTTTGTCCAGGATGCCTGTGATTTATTCTCATTCAAATCAATTTGCATGAACCAGTATTACTCAACTCTagtttattttttttttgaatttatatACATTTTAAAGCTTAATTATTAGTTGACTATGCATCTTAAATTATATATGATATTTCTTTTTGACATATTTACATACCCTTATATCTTGTACATCTTTTACATGCTCCTCAATAAAATGCTAATAGAATTGTTTGTGATTACAACTCTGTTTTTTCAAACAGTTCTTTCCTTTTGGAGTTGCTTGTATAGTTTAGCATTATTGTTATTTTTTTTTCTTGCATCTTAAACTTTGTACAACCTTATTCAGCCcttttgataattatttattcAGTACTGCTTATTACTTCAAACTGGAATGCCAAATACTTGCACTTCATAGAATTCAAATTAGTATTTCTTCCGATAACCCAATTTGAGTTTTGTGCTAATACGCAGTTAAATAAAATTGCATCTTAGTTTGTCAGTAGATTAATATATTGTGTAGATATGTTGTTTAGAAATCTAATAAATGTtactttatttttactttttactttttaATCGTCTATTTATGAGATAatataaaagcctatttcatttttcatttttatttttatctttctcaagcgATTTCTCTAACTCTttcgtctccaaagcaaaaaAACTTCTTCTCTGCAATTACTTTCACTCTcagcaatggcaccagtagtcaagatcatgtcccaaactgggtttgtttatgaaaagaataacttcGTCGCACTAGTGAACTAGGAGATTGCTACTTCTGAAgattaccacaaaatgatggatttcgTTTGAAGTTGCAAACTGAAATATGCTATGTTGGAGTGTCTAGTCATCTATTATGAAGTGGTTGAAGAATATGGACTACTGCTGTTTACAACTCAAAGGACAAAATAATTACCTTCACTGTTAAAGGTAAAAATTACTGCATAAACAGTGATATAATTCATGCTGATTTTCAATTGCCTGAGAATAATACACTAGTTCCACATGCTTATttctatgggttattctcttGACTCTGCCAagttaggtgaggttaggagaaaaggccttagaaaggaatggagctttctctgtgactcttttattaaagtcttttctggaaaaattagcaattttgatgttgtGACTTACTCACTTTTTAACATGCTGTACATGCTGCTTAGTGATAAGTATCAAAATTTTAGTGAGTCTGTCTTGTATGGGTTAGGTTATAATTTAGGAGACATtaagaaaatatataaaaacatatattatgctagattctttatgttgcAAGCTAACTTTGTTTTTGAAGATCTtatcattgagaacccaaccaacaagcttgattgttggattcaagaaaggagagttattgctgacttgaacaggGCAAACAACCTCAGTGAGGTTCCTCTAGTCtacttgccaatcatggaggggcctcaggtaagtgaggtaaacacttctgtcTCTGCTACTTCTCTACCATAAGTTTCTTTGTAGACAACTGTGGCTATGACATCTCTGAGTTTgccccaacagatgcctacccaagccactaaaacaaaagtttctaaatccaagtctcaaacaccccactctagttcctcttaaaagggactagtttcaaaaactactaaaaccaaagaggggagtgtgaagggaagtaaggtttgtgagggacagggtgaacatcaaagaaaccctaaggataaggtgggagaggtgtgtggaacccagcctagccacactgcagtttcctaacaaactatagtgattaataaggaatctagctcattactagctgcatcatcccaaaaggatttgagtattgaacaaagctctcagccaagagcacatgccaaaagggttagggacataGACTCACCTCAAACTTACacatgaaataagaaatctaAAAAACATGTTCTGTATGTAATATTTTATTgtccattgtagcttggggttagtctggttaccaggcatgaatttgtgataagcaatcttctcacaaatagGGGGatattattgtgcaagacatgcatgtactataacaagactaagtcaattTGACAACCCTAggtaagttgtatgataatctaagtttgcattttgtattgtattacttgagtctgtaaaattgtcaatagattagactggagtatttttctgtaaacagtctcaagcctaagaataaactttggaagaagatcatgaagggtttcgagcacataaacgcaacggaaaccgtaattaaaaatgtgaaaaaccagaattttcgaaacccacagcaggatccatgcgaaaaacagatatttaattcctagatcagattgtttaccttaaaaagctttacaaattggttgaataatggagatccaaagattgttcaatcaccacgcatcccgctctcgcgatctacgctctatcggtatccacacgaatgcttgaactcaaggattggatgtgtactgggacaaactcatttcttcttgctctctccatcttctctcttggtggctaaggttttagtaaaagtcttttacacaaaatcagccacaaaagagatattatatagataGTGAAATtagaattataactcttaactaattaagagttattattaattcaaaattcctatttatataataattaagtcacacttaattatttaacaactgaatttcataaataatattagttaattcgaatatcaatatttatctaattaattaagtcatacttaattaatgttatatataattcgaattactataatataatttaaatccaatttaaattaaataatcctttaaGCATTCTTGTGTgagaccctataggttattattacgttggcaacaaattttaaatttaatttaaaatcgtaaacaatgagtggcatctaataatacatcattgctacccaagtaataataattgaatcggtgatcgattaaacctttcgtgaataatgtacaatgtaagATAATCCATTTAACAAAATATTacagattaaactagaggcatgtaatgtgtcatcctcatcatagtttaatccaagttttcttgatcaatgagtagactatcatatcaaatcaacatttgagcgtgaccacgcatttcatagtctagctcacacaagaggcaaataatatcactcctaaaataggagggttgGAAAAACCCTCCTATTTACTAATTAATCAACATATTTACTTTAGATTAATATGTTGTTTACAACATATTAATCTAAAGTAA
This portion of the Apium graveolens cultivar Ventura unplaced genomic scaffold, ASM990537v1 ctg4800, whole genome shotgun sequence genome encodes:
- the LOC141702229 gene encoding dual specificity phosphatase Cdc25-like; translation: MDERTISYVTSSQLLNLKPSPNIAVIDVRGDERGSDGHIAGSLHFASDTFPDKLPNLVEAVKGKDTLVFHCALSQVRGPTCARKFVNYLSEVNEDVGIKNVMVLEHGYNGWEASGRPVCRCTEINCKGECAEAT